In Erigeron canadensis isolate Cc75 chromosome 1, C_canadensis_v1, whole genome shotgun sequence, a single window of DNA contains:
- the LOC122603694 gene encoding probable galacturonosyltransferase-like 3, whose protein sequence is MPPTLHHQTTTLILLILLILHLTAVSTLPKFQEAPAFRNGKECKNTKIHIAMTLDSTYLRGSIAGVHSVVQHATCPENIIFHFLTTHHLSSTLHHTITTTFPYLNFHLHHFKTDLVKNKISISIRRALDQPLNYARIYLSYLLPTSVHRVIYFDSDLIVVDDVVKLWEINLNSHVVGAPEYCHANFTHYFTSKFWANPYFSSVFSSRDRKPCYFNTGVMVIDLMKWRNYKITQKLEKWMEIQKKYRIYELGSLPPFLLVFAGDVERVEDRWNQHGLGGDNVEGLCRNLHPGPVSLLHWSGKGKPWLRLNSMRPCPLDQLWAPYDLFKHRPFISER, encoded by the exons ATGCCACCGACACTCCACCACCAAACAACCACCCTCATCCTCCTCATCCTCCTCATCCTCCACCTTACCGCCGTCTCCACTCTCCCAAAATTCCAAGAAGCACCCGCATTTCGCAACGGAAAAGAatgtaaaaatacaaaaatacacaTAGCAATGACACTAGACTCCACTTATCTACGTGGCTCTATTGCCGGCGTACACTCTGTAGTCCAACACGCCACTTGTCctgaaaatattatttttcatttcttgaCCACTCACCATCTTTCATCAACTCTTCACCACACTATCACCACCACTTTTCCTTACCTTaattttcatcttcatcattttaAAACAGATTTAGTTAAGAATaagatatctatatctattcgACGTGCACTTGATCAGCCACTTAATTATGCACGAATATATCTATCGTATCTACTTCCAACAAGTGTCCATCGTGTCATATATTTTGACTCTGATCTTAttgttgtggatgatgttgTTAAATTATGGGAGATTAACCTTAATTCCCATGTTGTTGGAGCTCCTGAATATTGTCATGCCAATTTTACTCATTATTTTACTTCCAAGTTTTGGGCTAATCCTTATTTCTCCAGTGTATTCAGTT CACGCGataggaaaccttgctacttcaACACGGGCGTAATGGTAATCGACCTAATGAAATggagaaattataaaataaccCAAAAACTCGAAAAATGGATGGAGATACAAAAGAAATATCGAATTTACGAACTAGGCTCATTACCGCCTTTCTTACTAGTGTTCGCGGGCGATGTTGAAAGGGTAGAGGACCGGTGGAACCAACATGGGCTCGGTGGAGATAACGTGGAAGGCTTATGTCGCAATCTACACCCGGGCCCGGTTAGTTTGCTACATTGGAGCGGAAAAGGAAAGCCATGGTTGAGATTAAATTCGATGAGGCCTTGTCCGTTGGATCAACTATGGGCTCCGTATGATCTCTTTAAGCACAGGCCGTTTATTTCGGAAAGATGA
- the LOC122603817 gene encoding serine/threonine-protein kinase STN7, chloroplastic, which yields MYVHIVTTNMATTTAGIGLAGSGYYAKPSSPNSLPQSPFTGKKLKFKTLQEPNSNGPRFTILKPSVVVASGGVVDFVNNVFLGVGVGLPCTVMECGDMIYRSTLPRSNALTLTIPGAVLALSTLSYLWATPGVAPGFWDMFVLAFVERLFRPTYKKDDFVLGKKLGEGAFGVVYRVSWANKKLSSKEGDLVLKKATEYGAVEIWMNERVRRACANSCADFVYGFLESSPKKRDEYWLIWRFEGESTLADLIQSKEFPYNVESMILKEVQDLPKGLERENRIIQTILRQLLFALDGLHSTGIVHRDIKPQNIIFSEESRTFKIIDLGAAADLRVGINYIPKEFLLDPRYAAPEQYIMSTQTPSAPSAPVAAALSPVLWQLNLPDRFDIYSTGLILLQMAFPSFRSDSGLIQFNRQLKRCDYDLIAWRKSVEPRANAELRKGFELLDLDGGIGWELLTSMVRYKARQRTSAKTALAHPYFDKEGLLALSIMQNLRLQYFRATQQDYSEAANWIIALMARSGTKKDGGFTEAGLQELREIRPPKKANAQRNALASALRLQRKILKTLNESMDELNQRRKSMWWSRWIPREE from the exons atgtatgtaCATATAGTCACTACTAATATGGCAACAACAACTGCAGGAATAGGATTAGCAGGAAGTGGTTATTATGCAAAACCCAGTTCTCCAAATTCATTACCACAATCACCATTTACAGGAAAAAAGTTAAAGTTCAAAACTTTACAAGAACCCAACTCAAATGGGCCAAGATTCACAATCTTGAAACCAAGTGTGGTGGTGGCAAGTGGTGGGGTGGTAGATTTTGTAAATAATGTGTTTTTAGGGGTTGGAGTTGGACTTCCATGTACAGTTATGGAGTGTGGAGATATGATATACAGAAGCACATTACCAAGATCAAATGCTTTGACACTTACTATTCCTGGTGCTGTATTGGCTTTGAGTACACTTTCTTATCTTTGGGCTACTCCTGGTGTTGCCCCTGGTTTTTGGGATATGTTTGTTCTTGCTTTTGTTGAAAGACTGTTTAGACCAACTTACAAAAAG GATGATTTTGTGTTGGGAAAGAAGTTGGGTGAGGGAGCTTTTGGTGTTGTTTATCGAGTTTCTTGGGCTAATAAGAAACTATCTTCAAAG GAAGGCGATTTAGTACTTAAAAAGGCAACAGAATATGGTGCGGTTGAGATATGGATGAACGAGCGTGTGAGAAGGGCTTGTGCTAATAGTTGTGCCGATTTCGTGTATGGCTTTCTTGAG AGTTCTCCAAAGAAAAGAGATGAGTATTGGCTTATTTGGAGGTTTGAAGGGGAATCTACACTTGCAGATTTGATTCAGAGTAAAGAGTTTCCTTATAAT GTTGAATCAATGATACTCAAGGAAGTCCAAGACTTGCCAAAAGGATTGGAAAGAGAGAACAGAATCATACAAACTATCCTCAGGCAACTCTTGTTTGCATTAGATGGTCTTCACTCAACAGGGATTGTTCATAGAGATATCAAACcacaaaatattattttctcAGAAG AGTCTCGCACGTTCAAGATCATCGATTTGGGAGCTGCTGCAGATTTAAGAGTGGGCATCAATTATATCCCAAAAGAGTTTCTTTTAGATCCAAG ATATGCAGCACCTGAACAGTACATCATGAGCACACAAACACCGTCTGCACCATCAGCTCCCGTTGCTGCTGCTCTTTCTCCGGTTTTATGGCAG TTGAACCTCCCAGATCGATTTGACATTTACAGCACCGGTCTCATACTACTACAAATG GCATTCCCTTCTTTCCGGTCAGACAGTGGTCTCATACAATTCAACCGTCAACTGAAGAGATGTGATTATGACCTCATTGCATGGAGAAAAAGCGTCGAGCCTCGTGCAAATGCTGAGCTTCGTAAAGGATTTGAGTTGTTAGATTTAGATGGTGGTATTGGATGGGAGCTTTTAACTTCTATGGTCCGTTACAAAGCCCGACAAAGAACCAGTGCCAAAACAGCTTTAGCCCATCCATATTTTGATAAAGAAGGTCTTCTTGCTCTGTCAATTATGCAAAATCTTAGACTGCAATATTTTCGAGCCACACAACAGGATTACAGTGAAGCTGCTAATTGGATCATTGCGCTGATGGCCCGATCAGGTACAAAGAAAGACGGTGGATTCACAGAAGCAGGACTTCAGGAACTTAGA GAAATACGGCCACCAAAGAAGGCAAATGCACAGAGAAATGCTCTTGCCTCAGCTCTTCGGCTTCAAAGAAAGATTTTGAAAACACTGAACGAGAGCATGGATGAGCTTAACCAAAGAAGAAAGAGCATGTGGTGGAGTAGATGGATTCCAAGAGAGGAATGA